The stretch of DNA AGTAAGATAattcttatttctgttttaggGAGTAGAATGTGAAGTAAGATAattcttatttctgttttaggGAAATGAATGTGAAGTAAGATAattcttatttctgttttaggGAGTAGAATGTGAAGTAAGATAattcttatttctgttttaggAAATTGACTATGAAGTAAGATAattcttatttctgtttttagGGAGTAGAATGTGAAGTAAAATTattcttatttctgttttaggGAGTTGAATATTGAGTAAGATATttcttatttctgttttaggGAGATGAATGTGAAGTAAGATAattcttatttctgttttaggGAGTTGAATGTGGAGTAAGATAATGCTTATTTCTGTTTTAGGGAGTAGAATGTGAAGTAAGATAattcttatttctgttttaggGAGATGAATGTGAAGTAAGATAattcttatttctgttttaggGAGATGAATGTGAAGTAAGATAattcttatttctgttttaggGAGTAGAATGTGAAGTAAGATAattcttatttctgttttaggGAGATGGATGTGAAGTAAGATAattcttatttttgttttaggGAGATGAATGTGAAGTAAGATCattcttatttctgttttaggGAGATGAATGTGAAGTAAGATAattcttatttctgttttaggGAGATGAATGTGAAGTAAGATAattcttatttctgttttaggGAGTAGAATGTGAAGTAAGATAattcttatttctgttttaggGAGATGAATGTGAAGTAAGATAattcttatttctgttttaggGAATTGACTGTGAAGTAAGATAATTCTTATTTCAGTTTTAGGGAATTGAATATTGAGTAAGATAattcttatttctgttttaggGAGTTGAGGGTGAAGTAAGATAattcttatttctgttttaggGAGATGAATGTGAAGTAAGATAattcttatttctgttttaggGAGATGAATGTGAAGTAAGATAATGCTTATTTATGATTTTAGGGAATTGAATGTGAAGTAAGATAattcttatttctgtttttagGGAGTTGAATGTGAAGTAAGATAATGCTTATTTCTGTTTTTAGGGAAGTGAATGTGAAGTGTACCATGTGTGAGACCTTACAGAAATCTCTGGACACACTGAGTCAGTCTTACAATGATAGTCTGGCAGAAAAGGACAGGATTATCTCTATACTAGGTAAGTATGTCATGATCAATAATTAGGTCACCTAAGTAAGTAGGTCAAGTTAATAGATAAATCATTTCAGTATCCAGGTCACCACAGTCAGTAGGTCAAGCTAGTAAAAAGGTCTTTCCAGTAAGTTGGGCAACCCTGGATATAGGTTATTTCAGAAAAAGGTCAACTCAGTATATGCTGTATATTAGGTGATCATAAGGTTGTCTCAGTCAGCCAGTAAACTTAATAAATGGATCATTTTGATAAGATTTCACTACAGTAAGTTGGACAACTCTGGAATTAGGTCATTTCTGGAAACAGGTCAACTTTAGTAAGAATGTGCCTGGTGGCCAAAAGAAAGGGCACCTTGATAAGGTAATTCAGGAAATAGGTCAAAGCACAACATGCATATAAATAATGTCACACATGTAAATGACTATTTCAGTGAAATGAATTGTTCTTATgtgatatttcttttttatttcttttagatGCTAAGTTGGCTGAAACGTCAGGTGGGGAATCTTTCTTACCAAAAATCAAGCTAAGGTATGTACTTTACCAGTAGTGGTAATGGTTGCCACAGTATTCAAGGCACAGTGGACCCTCAATAATCCAGACATTTTtgacccctatggttagccaatcagcgttTCGCCTACGGaatcttcggtgtggttgattcattcGGAAGTGTAAACTGATAATAATACGTCCcgagatgttccgattctaggccagaggtcatgctgaggtgacctcgaacggggcatcgttagatcttgtattggagcgtaacgtagagtatcgtagtggagcggaattaagTCTAATATTACTTAGATTGATTAGCGTCCGTACAATCATGGGTCCACTGTTTCTGACATTTATTgtcttttataaatatatatgtttgtcacaCTATAGATATTGCCAACCTTGTCACAAATAATTAAGCTGACAATTTCTGAGTTTCTGTGAACACTATGTTTTGAGTAATGCCAACTGTTATCTAGGCTCTTTGACCATATTTACATATCTTCACATACAGATACTCAACGCCAAGTAAACGAGATAGAGCAAAGTCAGGATCGCTTCCAGACCGCCCACCATCCAACAAGAAACAGAGTCCAGATTCCACTATTAGGACAACACCCGGAAAAGATGGGGATAAAACTGGAAACCTTAATACGACAGGACAAAGCAAGGGGACAAAACTCTGTTTATCTCGTGGACAGAAACGACACAGATACACTGAGGTACATCAAAgctttatttatgttaaatatgaTTAATAGGAAATGTCTCTACACCTGCAAAAGTAAGTAGCAATGACCATTTGCTTATCTAAATCACTGTCTTGGGGTCCAAAATGATTAATTCATCACAAttgtacagtggaccctcgataatctggacaccttcgttcccagcctaatatttacttattttgtgagtattatctcactttattgtatcCGAAACTCAGagcgatatattctgcatgcgaaaGCGAAATTACAACACTGAAGCTTGATCTCTTttagaaaaccaatgaaccgttacatgactgcatgtacccgtgtgaaaggtgttcaggtaaaTGTCCAtggctatgacctggcagccgTCGTTATGACAACAGTGGTAGTATATGGGTATTTTACACATGACTGTAGTtggccttggattttctcggcaCGTAGCGACAACAAATTGTCTGGATTGTTGCGGGAATATATCAACGAAAATTACATTCCCAAAATGAAATTCCAAATTCGGAATCTgaatttccggactagtgagtataaataacgttacCTGACATTTCTGTCCGGATTGTGGATTTTCAGGACTTTCGGCGTCCagattatcgcgggtccactgtatataaagaccactttgcTATGAAGACCGTATTTTCTTTGCCACTAGTGTGGTCTTCATAGACCGGTTTGACTTCATacaaaagacaaaaacattttatcatagacattgtatacattcatacaatctgaaatatatttttgtttctttcccAGACAAATTCATCACCAGACAAGAAACGGCAGAAGAAAGTGGAGAAAATGAATGAAAAGAAAGGAAACAAGCAAGTTCTTGTTCCAGAGACATGTGATCTGTACAACCAATCAAATGTCAGTTCTGGAAGTGATGTTATTTCATTGGATGATAGTTTACAAAGCCCAGTTATTTATAGAAGCAAAGATCAGCAGCAGAAGAACGATGCGACAGACAAAATGGACGATGTTTGTGCTGCGGACGTTCAGATAATTCCTGAAACGGTAAATTTTTTTGATGCATATCCATCATCTTCGTCAGAGGAGGAAGAAGATTGTACACAGTCGACAATAAAACGTGCACCGAGTCAAAACTACAGTCTTAGAAGTGTTTTGTGTAGTCCTCAATCGTCTGATGACGAAGATGGTTTCGTAGATATGAGGAACGTCGTAAATCATCGCACCATGCATCTCAGCGGACAGAGTGTTGTAACGGACGTGGAGGACGATGTGAGATGTTCAAGAAATATAAAGCATTCAGAATCGACTAAGACTGTGATGAATGATGTGAATCAGAATGATAGACTTGTGTCCAAAATGATACAGAAAAAAGAtgaattgtcaaaacagaaaaatacaaTGAGTGTTAAACCCTATCAAAATGGAATTTCCCAAACATCTCAAAGGAAAAGTCAAAACAGAACAATAAATATGTCTGATAGCAGACAAATAAGTAATAAAACATCACCGTCAGTACAGAGATCTCCTACGGTTTTGTTTCCAGTTACCAAGACTGGGAGAGTAAGACCAGATCACACTGAGATTGGGTCACCGTCAATTCTCCAGGGGTCATCAACAGAAGTTAGACGAGAGTCGGAATCTCCCTCATTACTCAATGCGTCCAATACACAGGATGTTGACATCACCATACTTGATAGTCCAGTATCAGTTGTGCCggagaaaaaaatcaagaatacAGACGAAATATCCAACAAATCTAAGAATGATAAACAGAAACATGGAGAAGTAGATGAAGATGAATCTCCTTGTATACTACGATCTAAGGCTAGAATAAACGATAAATCTCCAAAAAAGAAGGCTAGAATAAACGATAAATCTCCAAAAAAGAAGGCTAGAATAAACGATCAATCTCCAAAAAAGAAAACACTCAAGTTAAGTAAAGGGAGTAAGGTAGAACTTGTCAGCAGGAAGGATGTTTCTTTATCACCAAGGCAACTACGCCAGACCACACTGAGTCAAGTCTTCAACAACAGTCCTCCGAAACGAAAGAAGAAGAAATCAGACTCGCAGGAGGAGGAAGATCTGCAGAAAGCCATACAATTATCTCTGAGAGACGCAGAGCTTATGAGTATCCACAGAACAAGAACTGATGATGTTGAGGAATCTGTGGAGGAAACCGTGACAGAAAATACTCCACCATTTAAAAAGCCTGTAAATCCCGCCAAAAAATCAAGAAATCGTCATCCGTCAAGTGATAGTCCACTGAAAAGTACAGGGTCCACTCGCAATGAATCTTCTGTGATCAAGGGTCAAAAGTCACCAAGAAAACAGTCAACTATACTACAGAGTCAGAGGTCACCAGGTAACAGGTCATCTGTACAAGTTCAAAGGTCACCTGGTAAGAGTTCACCTGTGCAACAGTGTCAAAATTCCAAAAGTTTAGATTTGGATGAAACATTGTCACCTGATTTGGTAAGAATGCAGAAATCGTCCAGAAATAGAACTAGTGTCAGAAACAGAACGTCGCCGTGTGATGATGGTGATCTCTGTAGAAATGGAAGTATTGACCCAGACGTTCACTTATCTGTGTTATGTGACGAAGAGTCAGAAGCAATTCTAGAAAACCATCGTATACCAACAAGAAAGAAGTTATCATTCAACAGACATGATGATACGAGAAGAAAGGAGAGTGCATCTATGGACTTTGATGTTGATGATATGAATGTTCCATCTCTAGACGACAGCGTGGCAACACTTAAGGACTTCCGTATCGATGATTTAGAGCGAAGCGACAAAGATCAGCGACGTCTGACCTCCACCTGTATAGACGAAGATTCACAGAGTATCCCCTGTAGCTCACGAAGTGTCAAGTTTGGGTCACGGAAAAAACGGGTCATTGTCACCAGCGGCTACAACTCCCAGGGTATGTATACTTATATAGTGAAACATGTCAATTAAGACAATCCGGagatatttgtaaatatcttcttacaAAGAATggtttatgtaatgatattgctCAATTATAAATTCGATGATTGTGTAACAATGTCAttcaatacatatttaagactaGAAATGGATTTAACAGTAGTAAAAGATTCCATCTCTGACCACAAAAATACTGACTACAGGGTTCTCACTAAGCTTTGTAATAGatggttgaaaattaataataggtGGTTGGGGGCAGCAGGCCCTTCTGGCGGCTAAtacttatttctgacaaaaataaCCGATTGTAAACAAGGAAATAGACGGCTGTTTTTGCCAGCAATCGGCTTTTAATGAGAACCCTGGACAATGAAACTGTCAccagaaatgtatatatataggatttCTAAGGGAATCCAGaacattaattttcaaattttaatgagTTCCAGTACAAAGAAATATAGAGGGTTCTCTAGAATCTGGAGTGATTTGTCAAATCCTATAAACCACCGTTAACcacaagaaaacaaaatgtgtgTGTATTAAACTTATTTAACAGTATTTgagaggttttttttaaaatgctCTTGAAGAACTATTTGCTGCATTTCATAAGCTTCTAGTAATATACTGGGACCAGACGccaagatcatgaaacagtctttATGTCTAAAAAAATCTGAAGTTTACACAGACCCAAGTTACAAAATGCTATGTCATATTTGATTGACTATGTCTAGATTTAAGTTGATGATTGTTTCATCCCGATCCCGGAGCCAGGCGGCCCCTGGTGATATGTAAGTGTTGATGCCTGTTACAAAGATTGTTTGATGACCTGGAGTCAGGCGGCCCCTGGTGATATGTAAGTGTTGATGCCTGTTACAAAGATTGTTTATGAATGTTGATGACTGGAGTCAGGAGGCCCCTGGTGATATGTAAGTGTTGATGCCTGTTACTAAGATTGTTTGATGACCTGGAGTCAGGAGGCCCCTGGTGATATGTAAGTGTTGATGCCTGTTACAAAGATTGTTTGATGACCTGGAGTCAGGAGGCCCCTGGTGATATGTAAGTGTTGATGCCTGTTACAAAGATTGTTTGATGACCTGGAGTCAGGAGGCCCCTGGTGATATGTTACAAAGATTGTTTGATGACCTGGAGTCAGGAGGCCCCTGGTGATATGTAAGTGTTGATGCCTGTTACAAAGATTGTTTGATGACCTGGAGTCAGGAGGCCCCTTGTAATACATAAATGTTAATGCCTGATACTAAGATcgtacacattttaatgttttagaGGAGAATGATGCAGCGAAGTTTTCAGAAGAACAACAAGATGGAGCAGAAATGGATGACAGTTTTGATAAGTATGGAGCCTAAAACTATATTTTTCTGACAATGCTCTATGCTATCATGTCtaatttttatatcaatgtaatttgatataattcaatttgcCACTCACCTTTCACCTTACTGGCTAGAGTCTGATCCTCGGCACAGATGTggaaaggtcaggggtcacttGTCCGATCATGTCGGTTTTTTCCCACTCTAGACTTTTTCTGCACACTTTTAGATGGCAGGAATTGAATTTCACTAAGGAATCGAACATAAAGAATATAATTCCATATTCTGcaagtttatattttaaaatattctacaattataatttgttgaaaattATGAGCCATCAAAAGCTgtttgtaaagttatatttatatatgctTGGTTTTGTAGTTGATTTAAAATAGAaagatttaatttattttcatcaacATTATAAACATATGGAATAAACCTTTACTTTCTATATATCTGTTTGGGCTCATCCAGAATATCTCTTGGGAATGTTATTATACATTGTTAATGCAAATCTGTATTTGCTCTTAATCATATTGATGGCAGATTTATGGtcaaatattatttaaagaaaattattttttgacaGGTTGCCAGACAAAGCCGGGCCAAAGTTTGCATATGTAGGGGTGGtgagaaaacaaaatgaaagacGTAACCTGATCGGCTACGAGTGTAAAGAATGTTTAGAGGTAGGTGTAACGTACTATTCCTTTATTTAAGGCAAAGTAAATGCTTTGTGTGTCATGCGCATAATAAAATTTTTTTTGGGGTTACCTTCCTTAGGCTTTACATCACAGGAATGTCTGTTACTTTGATAAGTCATAAGCTGTACCAACGTCCCATCAACTTTGAGGTAACAGGGTAAGCAATTTATACACCAAGTAATGCAGTTTGTATATTGTTGGTATCATAGGTATTGTTAGGGGAATTCAGAGTTCTATAACCAGCTCCATAGAACTACAAGAAGGCAGAAAACAGAGTATTAACAGTACTTATTTGACTCCCATCAGGAACTGGATGAGGGAGGACTATAGGGGTGTGTTAGATCTGATCACTCGAGTGTCGAGTAAGTGTCTTAACGCACAGTCAGTGTGATTAATTTAAATTACAAATGAAACGCAGAGAACAACACATGAGTGTAAACAAGTGGCAGCTTTGGATTTTTTATCAGTGGATTTTTAGAAAGCGATTCATTTTAGAGTTGTTTGCCTAAACTTTATTGAAATTTCTGTTAGCACGTTTTTATTTCCATGCAAGTTTCATATTCTGCGCGTTACATCAACGTATTGGATATCAAAAGTGATTTTCATCAGTTAAACACTTCACTTCAGGGTTTCCTTTGTGACATCACGACACCTGTTTGCAGCAGTCCCAGCAAAGTAGAGGGTGTGTTCGTGACCCAATTACTTAACACTGGTATTTGGGTCATTCGATTCACCAATCCCACATTCGGGTCACAACACCTAGTCAAATCGAACGCAGCCTAGGTTTTCGTTGTGTCCACCTGTCTGTCCAGTCTACCTTGTCTAGGCTCTATACTATAAGGCTTTGGAACTTCATACTAGATGATACACTGTATCGCCTACCAAACCTGGTCACCTTTACTTAAACCTTTGGCCTTTTTAGCTAAATAAAAATTTTTATACCCCCACAACAAAGTTAAGTGagggtatactggaatcgggttgtccgtctgtctgtctaaAGACACAACTTTGTGCGGTGATTCCTCCTAAACTACTAACcagaattttattaaaatttgtacacaGAACCTTGATATAAAGGGGAGTTTAGTAATCTATACAGGGTTGTgtaatgt from Argopecten irradians isolate NY chromosome 15, Ai_NY, whole genome shotgun sequence encodes:
- the LOC138308556 gene encoding DNA endonuclease RBBP8-like isoform X1, with product MERTFEEVYRELAQVHNRETKELKDKTDSWRERFEKLKAQKQKCQEEYHAQREENRRLSKEVVSLLDTISKLHSREVNVKCTMCETLQKSLDTLSQSYNDSLAEKDRIISILDAKLAETSGGESFLPKIKLRYSTPSKRDRAKSGSLPDRPPSNKKQSPDSTIRTTPGKDGDKTGNLNTTGQSKGTKLCLSRGQKRHRYTETNSSPDKKRQKKVEKMNEKKGNKQVLVPETCDLYNQSNVSSGSDVISLDDSLQSPVIYRSKDQQQKNDATDKMDDVCAADVQIIPETVNFFDAYPSSSSEEEEDCTQSTIKRAPSQNYSLRSVLCSPQSSDDEDGFVDMRNVVNHRTMHLSGQSVVTDVEDDVRCSRNIKHSESTKTVMNDVNQNDRLVSKMIQKKDELSKQKNTMSVKPYQNGISQTSQRKSQNRTINMSDSRQISNKTSPSVQRSPTVLFPVTKTGRVRPDHTEIGSPSILQGSSTEVRRESESPSLLNASNTQDVDITILDSPVSVVPEKKIKNTDEISNKSKNDKQKHGEVDEDESPCILRSKARINDKSPKKKARINDKSPKKKARINDQSPKKKTLKLSKGSKVELVSRKDVSLSPRQLRQTTLSQVFNNSPPKRKKKKSDSQEEEDLQKAIQLSLRDAELMSIHRTRTDDVEESVEETVTENTPPFKKPVNPAKKSRNRHPSSDSPLKSTGSTRNESSVIKGQKSPRKQSTILQSQRSPGNRSSVQVQRSPGKSSPVQQCQNSKSLDLDETLSPDLVRMQKSSRNRTSVRNRTSPCDDGDLCRNGSIDPDVHLSVLCDEESEAILENHRIPTRKKLSFNRHDDTRRKESASMDFDVDDMNVPSLDDSVATLKDFRIDDLERSDKDQRRLTSTCIDEDSQSIPCSSRSVKFGSRKKRVIVTSGYNSQEENDAAKFSEEQQDGAEMDDSFDKLPDKAGPKFAYVGVVRKQNERRNLIGYECKECLEYYSAMGLSEDEIRQRVQTCSKHRAHYVPPETPPHFWSIGFPDTQECEERGYLTKEENMDKNDIRPAFRRRRKLKKIFKSKNESDEEEEIDLEG
- the LOC138308556 gene encoding DNA endonuclease RBBP8-like isoform X4; its protein translation is MCETLQKSLDTLSQSYNDSLAEKDRIISILDAKLAETSGGESFLPKIKLRYSTPSKRDRAKSGSLPDRPPSNKKQSPDSTIRTTPGKDGDKTGNLNTTGQSKGTKLCLSRGQKRHRYTETNSSPDKKRQKKVEKMNEKKGNKQVLVPETCDLYNQSNVSSGSDVISLDDSLQSPVIYRSKDQQQKNDATDKMDDVCAADVQIIPETVNFFDAYPSSSSEEEEDCTQSTIKRAPSQNYSLRSVLCSPQSSDDEDGFVDMRNVVNHRTMHLSGQSVVTDVEDDVRCSRNIKHSESTKTVMNDVNQNDRLVSKMIQKKDELSKQKNTMSVKPYQNGISQTSQRKSQNRTINMSDSRQISNKTSPSVQRSPTVLFPVTKTGRVRPDHTEIGSPSILQGSSTEVRRESESPSLLNASNTQDVDITILDSPVSVVPEKKIKNTDEISNKSKNDKQKHGEVDEDESPCILRSKARINDKSPKKKARINDKSPKKKARINDQSPKKKTLKLSKGSKVELVSRKDVSLSPRQLRQTTLSQVFNNSPPKRKKKKSDSQEEEDLQKAIQLSLRDAELMSIHRTRTDDVEESVEETVTENTPPFKKPVNPAKKSRNRHPSSDSPLKSTGSTRNESSVIKGQKSPRKQSTILQSQRSPGNRSSVQVQRSPGKSSPVQQCQNSKSLDLDETLSPDLVRMQKSSRNRTSVRNRTSPCDDGDLCRNGSIDPDVHLSVLCDEESEAILENHRIPTRKKLSFNRHDDTRRKESASMDFDVDDMNVPSLDDSVATLKDFRIDDLERSDKDQRRLTSTCIDEDSQSIPCSSRSVKFGSRKKRVIVTSGYNSQEENDAAKFSEEQQDGAEMDDSFDKLPDKAGPKFAYVGVVRKQNERRNLIGYECKECLEYYSAMGLSEDEIRQRVQTCSKHRAHYVPPETPPHFWSIGFPDTQECEERGYLTKEENMDKNDIRPAFRRRRKLKKIFKSKNESDEEEEIDLEG
- the LOC138308556 gene encoding DNA endonuclease RBBP8-like isoform X3, which encodes MERTFEEVYRELAQVHNRETKELKDKTDSWRERFEKLKAQKQKCQEEYHAQREENRRLSKEVSGLLDTISKLHSREVNVKCTMCETLQKSLDTLSQSYNDSLAEKDRIISILDAKLAETSGGESFLPKIKLRYSTPSKRDRAKSGSLPDRPPSNKKQSPDSTIRTTPGKDGDKTGNLNTTGQSKGTKLCLSRGQKRHRYTETNSSPDKKRQKKVEKMNEKKGNKQVLVPETCDLYNQSNVSSGSDVISLDDSLQSPVIYRSKDQQQKNDATDKMDDVCAADVQIIPETVNFFDAYPSSSSEEEEDCTQSTIKRAPSQNYSLRSVLCSPQSSDDEDGFVDMRNVVNHRTMHLSGQSVVTDVEDDVRCSRNIKHSESTKTVMNDVNQNDRLVSKMIQKKDELSKQKNTMSVKPYQNGISQTSQRKSQNRTINMSDSRQISNKTSPSVQRSPTVLFPVTKTGRVRPDHTEIGSPSILQGSSTEVRRESESPSLLNASNTQDVDITILDSPVSVVPEKKIKNTDEISNKSKNDKQKHGEVDEDESPCILRSKARINDKSPKKKARINDKSPKKKARINDQSPKKKTLKLSKGSKVELVSRKDVSLSPRQLRQTTLSQVFNNSPPKRKKKKSDSQEEEDLQKAIQLSLRDAELMSIHRTRTDDVEESVEETVTENTPPFKKPVNPAKKSRNRHPSSDSPLKSTGSTRNESSVIKGQKSPRKQSTILQSQRSPGNRSSVQVQRSPGKSSPVQQCQNSKSLDLDETLSPDLVRMQKSSRNRTSVRNRTSPCDDGDLCRNGSIDPDVHLSVLCDEESEAILENHRIPTRKKLSFNRHDDTRRKESASMDFDVDDMNVPSLDDSVATLKDFRIDDLERSDKDQRRLTSTCIDEDSQSIPCSSRSVKFGSRKKRVIVTSGYNSQEENDAAKFSEEQQDGAEMDDSFDKLPDKAGPKFAYVGVVRKQNERRNLIGYECKECLEYYSAMGLSEDEIRQRVQTCSKHRAHYVPPETPPHFWSIGFPDTQECEERGYLTKEENMDKNDIRPAFRRRRKLKKIFKSKNESDEEEEIDLEG